In Micromonospora sp. WMMA1363, a genomic segment contains:
- a CDS encoding nuclear transport factor 2 family protein, with product MNREEWIARYGKAWQDKDDIGVTELFLEDAVYRSSPTGIAHVGSDAIAAYWRRATASQQELNLRFGTPVVDGPRVAVEWWAVMRDPEWRPDAPSDWATLPGCLVLLFAEDGRCAELREYYNPVFGEAIPAPSGWGR from the coding sequence ATGAATCGTGAAGAGTGGATCGCCCGGTACGGCAAGGCGTGGCAGGACAAGGACGACATCGGCGTGACAGAGCTGTTTCTCGAGGATGCGGTGTATCGGTCGTCCCCGACGGGGATTGCCCATGTGGGCAGCGACGCCATCGCGGCATACTGGCGCCGCGCCACGGCGAGCCAGCAGGAGTTGAACCTGCGGTTCGGTACCCCGGTAGTGGACGGTCCTCGAGTGGCCGTGGAGTGGTGGGCGGTGATGCGTGACCCCGAGTGGCGACCCGATGCGCCCAGCGACTGGGCGACGTTACCGGGCTGCCTTGTGCTGTTGTTCGCTGAGGACGGGCGCTGTGCGGAGTTGCGCGAGTACTACAACCCAGTGTTCGGCGAGGCGATACCCGCGCCGTCTGGCTGGGGCAGATGA